Part of the Cloacibacterium caeni genome is shown below.
AGTAGGTCTTAAAACCAAAAAAGAATTGAGAAATAACGGTTTTGGAACCTTTAAAGTGAAGAAACATCTCAATGATTTGTCTGAATTTATTCTCAAGCATAGTCAAAAAGAAAATTTTATTCACTTCTGTGGCAATTTAGCGCTTGATATTTTAGATAAAGCATTACCTCTTCAGAATATTTCTTACAAAAAAGTAATGCTTTACAATACTAAAATTCTCTACCCAAAAATTCATGAAAAATATGAGGCTGTAGTTTTTTTTAGTCCAAGTGGAGTTCGTAGTTTTGCGAAGTTTAATTCTTTAGAAAATTTGAAAATCTTTTCTATCGGACAAACCACAGAAAAAGAGCTGAGAAAATTTACACAAAGTAAAATTTTTACCAGTAAAGAAAGCAATTTAGAAGATTTAATTAAAATAATAATGTCTCACAGATAGCACAGATTTTTAATTTAAAATTTAATTCTTTCATTGATTGAAATTAAATCAGTTAAAGGCTAAGAAATAGAAATCTTGAATTTATTTTCTGTGAAAATCTGTGTAATCTGTGAGAAGCAAAACAAGAAAAATGATAAAAAACGACCTATATTTAAGAGCATTACGAGGCGAAACTGTAGAAAGACCACCGGTTTGGATGATGAGACAAGCAGGAAGATATTTGCCAGAATTTATCGCGCTACGTGATCAGTACGATTTTTTCACTCGTTGTCAAACTCCAGAATTGGCAGCAGAAATTACTGTTCAACCGATTAGAAGATTTCCGCTAGATGCAGCGATTTTATTTTCTGATATTTTGGTAGTTCCACAAGCGATGGGAATTGATTTCAAAATGAAAGAATCAGTTGGACCATGGCTAGATACACCAATTAGAAGCTTAGAACAAGTACAAAATCTGCAAGTAGAAGGAGCAGAAGAAAATCTGAAATATGTTTATGATGCGATTGACATCACTTTACAGAAATTAGAAAACGAAATTCCTTTGATTGGTTTTGCTGGTTCACCTTGGACTTTGCTTTGCTATTGTGTTGAAGGAAAAGGCTCTAAATCTTTTGACATTGCGAAGTCATTTTGCTTTACTCAACCAGAAGCAGCGCATTTGCTTTTACAAAAAATTACAGACGTAACCATCGCTTATTTAAAGAGAAAAGTACAAAGCGGAGTTTCTGCGGTGCAAATTTTTGATTCTTGGGGCGGAATGCTTTCTCCTGAAGATTATCAAGAGTTTTCTTGGAAATACATTAACCAAATTGTAGAAGCTTTAGCTCCAGAAGCTCACGTTGTAGTTTTTGCGAAAGGTTGTTGGTATGCTTTAGAAGAAATGACGAAATCTAAAGTTTCTGCTTTGGGTGTAGACTGGACGATTACTCCAGAATTGGCAAGAAAATTTACCAATAATTCTATCACTCTTCAAGGAAATTTTGATCCTGCAAGATTACATTCTTCTCCTGAAGTGATTAGAAAAATGGTTCATGAAATGATTGATAGATTTGGTAAAGACAAATACATTGCTAATCTTGGTCACGGAATTTTACCAAATATTCCTTTAGAAAATGCCGAAGCTTTTATTAGAGCGGTGGTAGAATGGAAGAGTTAAAAACCCATCTTTATATAAATTAAAAATCCTCAGAATTTTCTGAGGATTTTTTATTATTTCACTTCTGTGATAAATTTATCTTTTGGTTTTCTTACTTTTTCAAGTTTTTCTAACCAGTCTTTTTCAGTGTCTCTGTAACCAAGAGGTAAAAGTAAAACACTTCTTAATCCTTTTTCTCTTAAACCAAGAATTTCGTCTACTTTTTCTGGGCTGAAACCTTCCATTGGTGTAGCGTCTACACCTTCGAAAGCAGCTGCAATAATTGCAGCACCGAAAGCAATGTACGCTTGTTTTGCAGTGTGTACGAAGTTTTCTTCAGCAGATTTAGGAACGTAAGCGTTCAATAAAAATTGTCTGTAGTTTTCCCAACCATCATTAGTAAAACCTCTTACTTCGTTCGTTAAATCAAACATGTAGTTGATTCTTTCTGCAGTGTAAGTATCCCAAGCTGCGAAAACCAAAACATGAGAAGCATCTGCAACTTGCGGTTGATTACTTGCTGCTTCTTTCAATTGATTTTTAACCTCTTGATTAGACACCACGAAAATTTCGAAAGGCTGTAAACCGCTAGAAGTAGGAGCAAGACGAGCTGCTTCTAAAATTCTTTCTACTTTTTCATCGCTTACTTTTTCTCCGTTCATCGCTTTTGCAGCGTATCTCCACTTTAATTTATCTAATAATTCCATTTTATAAAAAATTTTTTACAAAGATAAGTTATGATGAGCGGTTTTGTCATTGATTTATGTTAAGAAAGAAATAGAAAAATAATTAAAAAATGCGATTTAAAATTCTAACCGATCTCTTTTACAATACCAATTTGGCATACAATAAGAAAGTTCGCAGCCAGCAAAATGATATTTTTTCTTATTTTTCTTCATGAAATCTAAAGTCGTTAATCCATAAAATATAGGAACAACTTTTTTGGAAGATTTACATTTTGGGCAAACAGAAGTTTTATTTTCATGATATTGGCAGAACTTTTTGACAAAAATATTTAAAGAGGTGTCTCCGTTTATTTTGATGAGAAAAAGATTTTTGTCGTAAAATTCATTGTTGATTGTGAATTGATAATCCCCATTTTCAATATTTGAAAATCTGAAATTTCCATACATATCAGAGGTTGAAAAGTATTCTTTTTCAGAATTGATTTTTATAAGTTTTATTTCAAATAGAACTCGGTCATACTTTCTACTAATGATAGTATCACGTATTTTTCCGCTTAGACTTTGCGCATAAGAATTTATTGAGAATAGGCTTAAAACAAAAATTAGAAGAAGTCTTTTCATTAGTTTTTATTCAACTCCAAAAGTGGATCGATGTATTCTCTGTCGTTGCTCAATCGTGGCACTTTGTTTTGTCCGCCCAGTTTTCCTCTAGATTCCATCCATTGATAGAAAAGTTTTTCTTTTGCCATGTGAATAATTGGCGGATTCAGTGTCATATTGAGGTAACGTTTCGCTTCGTAATCTGAATTGATAGATTTTAAAGTGTCATCAAAAATTTTAGAAAACGCTTCGAAATTATTAGGATGTTTGGCAAATTCAATCAACCATTCATGCGCTCCAGATTTTCCTTCGCTCATAAAAACAGGCGCTCCAGTGTAATCTAAAACGTGAGCTTCTGTTGCATCACATGCTTTTTTTAGCGCGGTTTCTACATTATCTATCATTAATTCTTCGCCAAAAGCATTGATATAATGTTTGGTTCTGCCGGAAATCTGAATTCTATGCGGAGAAAGGGAAGTAAATTTTACCGTATCGCCGATTAAATAACGCCAAAGTCCACCATTGGTAGTAATAACCACAGCATAATTTTTGCCGAGTTCTACTTCTCCTAGCGGAATAGCCTGAAGATTATTTCGGTCAAATTTATCCATCGGAATAAATTCGTAGAAAATTCCGTAATCGAGCATCAGAAGCATTTCATCACTGCTACTTCTGTCTTGAATCCCGAAGAAACCTTCAGAAGCATTGTAAATTTCGTAGTAATTGATGTCTTTGCCGATGATTTTTTTATACTGTTCTCTGTAAGGCTTAAAACTGATTCCACCGTGGAAAAATACTTCTAAATTTGGGAAAATTTCAGAAATATTGCCTTTTCCTGTTTCGGTTAAAATTCTTTGAAGTAAAACCATCATCCAACTTGGAACGCCGGTTAAACTTCCTACGTCTTGGTTTTTAACTTCTGAAACGATGGCTTTCAGTTTGGTTTCCCATTCTGACATCAGGGAAGTTTTTTTGCTGGGAACCGTGGTAATTTCTACCCAAAAAGGAAGATTTTCTATCAAAATAGCAGACAAGTCTCCGAACTTAGTATTGAAGCTTTCGTACAATTCTGCACTTCCGCCTAATCTTAAATTTTTATTGAGAAATAATTCATTATCAGGATGATTGTTTGCATAAATGGAAATTAAATCCTTTCCTGCTTTGTAATGACAATCTTCTAAACTTTCGTCTGAAATAGGAATGAATTTGCTTTTTGCATTAGTTGTTCCAGAAGATTTAGCAAACTGGCGAATAACTCCTGGCCAAGAAATATCTTTTTGACCTTGTCTTGCTTTTTCTATGTAAGGCTCGAATTCTTCATAGTTTACGATAGGAACTTGTTGCTGAAAATCTCGGTAAGAAGAAATGTCTTTGAAACCGAATTTTTTGCCGTATTCTGTTTCTTCTGCATGAAAAAGCTGAGAAAACAAAACTCCGTTTTGAGTTTCAATAGGATGTTTCATGAAATTCTGAATTTGGTCTATTCTTTGTCGAATAAACCAATTTACAGCCATATTGAAGAGAGCTTTTGTTGCCATTGCTCAAATTTAATAAAATTTTTGAGAATTTAGTAATTAGAATGCAACAAAAATCCGCTCTAAAAATTTAGAACGGATTGAGGATTATTTTTGAAAGAATTTTAGCAAAATTCTTCGTAAGCTGCTTGTAAATTTGCCGCAATTGCACCTGCAGGATTTCCTTCGATGTGGTGTCTTTCTAGCATGTGAACCAATTCTCCATCTTTGAAAAGTGCAACGCACGGTGAACTTGGAGGGAATGGTGCAAAATGCTTTCTAGCTTCTGCTACCGCTTCTGTGTCAAAACCTGCAAAAACAGTAGTCAAATGGTCTGGTTTTTTATCACCAGTTAAAGAATAAATAACGCCTGGTCTTGCTGCTCCTGCTGCGCAACCACAAACCGAATTTACCATAACTAGGGTAGTTCCCGGTTGTTTAAGTGCATCATTTACTTGTTCTGCTGAGGTAAGGTCTTGGAAACCTTTATCTGTGAGTTCTGCCTTCATTGGCATTACTAAATCTGCTGGATACATAATATATATTTTATTTAATGATTAGAAAATTCAAGATTTTGTAGTGCAAATTTATAATTAAAATTTGGAAAATTCTATTTAATTCTATTATCAAAAATATGCCAAAAATCTATTAAGACAAAATGACTCCTTTTTAATGAAAAAAGCCGATGAATTTTTCATCGGCTCTTTATCGTTAATATGAAAATTTAATTATGATAATAGTTTTTTCACCATTTCAGAGATGGATTTTCCATCTGATTTTCCTGCCAAAGCTTTAGAAGCAGTTCCCATAACTTTTCCTAAGTCTTTTAGAGATTCTGCGCCTACTTCGGCAATGATTTTTTTAATTTCTGCTTCTAATTCTTCCGCAGAAAGTTGAGCAGGTAAAAATTGTTCAATCACTTTCATTTGTGCCATTTCCACTTCAGCCAAATCATTTCTATTTTGAGCAACAAATTGTTCGTAAGAATCTTTTCTTTGCTTAATCATTCTTTGGAGAATGGCAATTTCTTGTTCTGCAGAAACATCAGCTCCTTTTGCTTCAGTTTTAAGCAAGAGAATTTGAGATTTTACGGCTCTCAGAGAGTCAAGAGCTACTTTGTCTTTTTCTCTCATTGCGGTTTTAATCGCTTCGTTTATGGTAAGTTCTAAACTCATTTTCTCTAAATTTTAAAAATTTTAATCTACGTCTTTGTTTAAAAACTTGTTCTCTCTGATTTGTACTCTTCCATTGTTTTCAGAAAGGAAACTAGAAATTTGCTGTTGAGAAGCATTTTCGTGACCTATATTGATGTTTTTTCTTCTGAAAGCAGGAATATTTTCAAATTCATTTTCGTTTTCTATTGTCTGATAACGAGAGTTGAACTCTTTCAATTTATCTCTTCTTGCCTGAACTTTTTCTGTAGCAGTGTTTTTTTCGATAAATTTAAATTCCTCTTCAATTTTAGTTTCTGTAAAAGTGATTTTTTCTTCAGTTTGATTTTCAAAAACGGTTTTTACTTCTTCTATTTCTTCTGCAATCTTGAAAGTGAACTCAATTGGTTTTTCTTCAACTAAAGTTTTCGTTTCTGCTTTTGGTCTATAAGTTTCAACAGTTTTTTCCTCTACAATGAAAGAAATTTCTTCTTTGGTCTCTTCTACGGAAAGTTTCACATTTTGTACTTCTTGTGCAGCATTAAACTGAGTTTCTTCAATGATTGTGGTTTTCTTTTCTTCTGTTTCAAAAGTGAAAGATTGAGATTCTAAAACGTCTTCATCATCAAATGAAAATAATTCTAAAACATTATTTTCCTGTTCTTCTACTTCAAAAGTTTGATGACTGCTTTCGATGCTTAAACTTTCGTCTTCAAAAAATCTAAGTTCTTCAATTCTTTCTTCCATTACTGCCGCTTGTGTTTCTGCAAATTGATTTACAGAATTGCTAGGAAAATCTGGAGTGCTGTTCTCATTAGAATCATCTAAGAAAAACATGCTTTTTGATGAGTTTTGCATTGGATTTTCTTGAGATTTTTCAGAAGAAGTTTTCCCAAATGGAGATTCTCTCTTCACTTTTGGTGTAGAAGGACTGTCTTCTAATGTATATCTAATTTTTTCGGTAGGACCAGCATATTTTTGATCATCTGCTGCAAAACCAGTGGCAATAACCAATACACTGATAGAATCTCCCAATTCTGCATCTGTTCCTACACCGAAAATAATATCTGCAGTGTTTCCTGCTTCGCGCTGAATGTGGTCATTAATTAAGCCGATTTCATCCATAGTAGCTTCTTCGTTTCCACTTCTGATAAGGAGAAGAACGTTTTTAGCTCCTGTGATTTTATTATCATTTAATAATGGAGAATCGAGTGCTTTTTTCACGGCTTCTTCAGCTTTGTTTTCGCCAGAAGCGGTTCCTGTAGACATGAGAGCAGTTCCTGAATTTTGTAAAACTGAACGCGCATCACGGAAGTCTATATTTACATCGAAATAACCAGTAATTACTTCTGCCATACCTTTAGCAGCATTGGCTAACACTTCATCTGCCTTAGCAAAACCAGATTTGAAGCCTAGGTTACCAAATTGCTGACGAAGTTTATCGTTATTAATAACAATTAAGGAATCTACATTATTGCGAAGTTTTTCTAAACCATTTTCGGCTTGTTCTAGTCTTCTTTTCCCTTCAAAACTAAAAGGAACGGTAACAATACCAATGGTTAAAATTCCCATTTCTTTGGCAATTTTTGCAATAACAGGAGCCGCACCAGTTCCGGTTCCGCCACCCATTCCTGCGGTTATGAAAACCATTTTGGTATTATGGCCTAGAACAGCTTTGATTTCATCAATACTTTCTAAGGCAGATTTTTCTCCAACTTCTGGGTCTGCTCCAGCTCCTAAACCTTCTGTAATGGCAGCTCCTAACTGAACTTTTGTAGAAATTGGGTTATTATCTAGTGTTTGTGCATCGGTGTTACAAATGATAAAATCTACTCCATGAATTCCTTTCTCGTACATGTGTTTCAACGCATTGTTACCTCCACCACCTACACCAATTACTTTTATGATAGATGAATTTCCTTTTGGTAAATCGAATGAAAACCCTGTATTTAATGTATTTTCCATATATTTTCGATGTATAAAAGTTACTTACTTATTTTGTGTTATTCGTTTTAATTATTCTACTTCTTCGAAGAATTTTTTTACTTTTTCAAGGATGGATTGTCCAAAAGTAGGTTTGTTTTTCTTCACTTCCTCGATGTGTTGTGAAATTTCTTGTTCCTCAGTTTTTACTTCTTCTACTGTATTTTCTGTTTGAGGAACTTCTATTACTTTTGGCTCTTCTATAGGTTTTTCTACAGGTTTTTTGTCGTGAATTTTTAAACTTTCCATCAATAAACCAATTGAGGTAGCAAACTCAGGAGATTTCAGATATTGGTTTTTGTCATTGGCAATATATTCATTGGCAAAACCAATTCTTGCATCAAATCCTGTTACATAATTGGCTAACTGACGAAGGTTTTTAAGATTAGAACCGCCACCTGTTAACACAATTCCTGCGATGAGTTTGCGTTTTTGTTCATAAGCTCCATAAGCTTTTAATTCTGTATTTACCATTTCGAGAATTTCTTCTACTCTTGCATTGATAATACTTGCCAAAGATTTTAGAGAAATTTCTTTGTCTGGTCTTCCGTGTAAACCTGGAATGGTAACAAACGTAGAATCTTTTTC
Proteins encoded:
- a CDS encoding uroporphyrinogen-III synthase, whose protein sequence is MKILFTKTGIEHEVSEKLETGFSCDFKDFIAIERIKTKPFPLKNSSLIFTSVNAVKSFFENGFQPNENFQEAHYNKIYAVGLKTKKELRNNGFGTFKVKKHLNDLSEFILKHSQKENFIHFCGNLALDILDKALPLQNISYKKVMLYNTKILYPKIHEKYEAVVFFSPSGVRSFAKFNSLENLKIFSIGQTTEKELRKFTQSKIFTSKESNLEDLIKIIMSHR
- the hemE gene encoding uroporphyrinogen decarboxylase, with the protein product MIKNDLYLRALRGETVERPPVWMMRQAGRYLPEFIALRDQYDFFTRCQTPELAAEITVQPIRRFPLDAAILFSDILVVPQAMGIDFKMKESVGPWLDTPIRSLEQVQNLQVEGAEENLKYVYDAIDITLQKLENEIPLIGFAGSPWTLLCYCVEGKGSKSFDIAKSFCFTQPEAAHLLLQKITDVTIAYLKRKVQSGVSAVQIFDSWGGMLSPEDYQEFSWKYINQIVEALAPEAHVVVFAKGCWYALEEMTKSKVSALGVDWTITPELARKFTNNSITLQGNFDPARLHSSPEVIRKMVHEMIDRFGKDKYIANLGHGILPNIPLENAEAFIRAVVEWKS
- a CDS encoding nitroreductase family protein → MELLDKLKWRYAAKAMNGEKVSDEKVERILEAARLAPTSSGLQPFEIFVVSNQEVKNQLKEAASNQPQVADASHVLVFAAWDTYTAERINYMFDLTNEVRGFTNDGWENYRQFLLNAYVPKSAEENFVHTAKQAYIAFGAAIIAAAFEGVDATPMEGFSPEKVDEILGLREKGLRSVLLLPLGYRDTEKDWLEKLEKVRKPKDKFITEVK
- a CDS encoding GH3 auxin-responsive promoter family protein; the encoded protein is MATKALFNMAVNWFIRQRIDQIQNFMKHPIETQNGVLFSQLFHAEETEYGKKFGFKDISSYRDFQQQVPIVNYEEFEPYIEKARQGQKDISWPGVIRQFAKSSGTTNAKSKFIPISDESLEDCHYKAGKDLISIYANNHPDNELFLNKNLRLGGSAELYESFNTKFGDLSAILIENLPFWVEITTVPSKKTSLMSEWETKLKAIVSEVKNQDVGSLTGVPSWMMVLLQRILTETGKGNISEIFPNLEVFFHGGISFKPYREQYKKIIGKDINYYEIYNASEGFFGIQDRSSSDEMLLMLDYGIFYEFIPMDKFDRNNLQAIPLGEVELGKNYAVVITTNGGLWRYLIGDTVKFTSLSPHRIQISGRTKHYINAFGEELMIDNVETALKKACDATEAHVLDYTGAPVFMSEGKSGAHEWLIEFAKHPNNFEAFSKIFDDTLKSINSDYEAKRYLNMTLNPPIIHMAKEKLFYQWMESRGKLGGQNKVPRLSNDREYIDPLLELNKN
- a CDS encoding BrxA/BrxB family bacilliredoxin codes for the protein MYPADLVMPMKAELTDKGFQDLTSAEQVNDALKQPGTTLVMVNSVCGCAAGAARPGVIYSLTGDKKPDHLTTVFAGFDTEAVAEARKHFAPFPPSSPCVALFKDGELVHMLERHHIEGNPAGAIAANLQAAYEEFC
- a CDS encoding GatB/YqeY domain-containing protein; translated protein: MSLELTINEAIKTAMREKDKVALDSLRAVKSQILLLKTEAKGADVSAEQEIAILQRMIKQRKDSYEQFVAQNRNDLAEVEMAQMKVIEQFLPAQLSAEELEAEIKKIIAEVGAESLKDLGKVMGTASKALAGKSDGKSISEMVKKLLS
- the ftsZ gene encoding cell division protein FtsZ, whose product is MENTLNTGFSFDLPKGNSSIIKVIGVGGGGNNALKHMYEKGIHGVDFIICNTDAQTLDNNPISTKVQLGAAITEGLGAGADPEVGEKSALESIDEIKAVLGHNTKMVFITAGMGGGTGTGAAPVIAKIAKEMGILTIGIVTVPFSFEGKRRLEQAENGLEKLRNNVDSLIVINNDKLRQQFGNLGFKSGFAKADEVLANAAKGMAEVITGYFDVNIDFRDARSVLQNSGTALMSTGTASGENKAEEAVKKALDSPLLNDNKITGAKNVLLLIRSGNEEATMDEIGLINDHIQREAGNTADIIFGVGTDAELGDSISVLVIATGFAADDQKYAGPTEKIRYTLEDSPSTPKVKRESPFGKTSSEKSQENPMQNSSKSMFFLDDSNENSTPDFPSNSVNQFAETQAAVMEERIEELRFFEDESLSIESSHQTFEVEEQENNVLELFSFDDEDVLESQSFTFETEEKKTTIIEETQFNAAQEVQNVKLSVEETKEEISFIVEEKTVETYRPKAETKTLVEEKPIEFTFKIAEEIEEVKTVFENQTEEKITFTETKIEEEFKFIEKNTATEKVQARRDKLKEFNSRYQTIENENEFENIPAFRRKNINIGHENASQQQISSFLSENNGRVQIRENKFLNKDVD